CGCGCAGGTTGTGATGGGATTCTCACCTATTTTGCACCAGCTGCCGCACGTCTGCTGCAAGGCTGATTTGGCTCGCGGGGGCTAGGCACGTCTGCGAAAGTCAGCGGCTGGCTGTTCGTTCTCCCGGGTCACAAATTCCGCTGCCTGTGCCATTAGATCGTTGGCGCTCGCGGTAAGACGGTTGGTTGCCTTTGCCATTTCGTCCATTGTGCCCGCGCTTTCTTTGCTCTCCTTTTCAACGGTCAGGATCGTGTTGCTGATGCTGCTGATGGTATCGGCCTGGCTTAGTGACCTGCCTGCAATGCTCTCGATCCTTGCCGAGATATCTTCGACGCCGGCTCTCACTGATTGCAACGACTCAACAGTATCTGAAACGTGCTTTACCCCCAGCTTTACGTGGTTTTGGCTGTCTCCGATCAGCCCATTGATATCGCGTGCGGCATCCGAAGACCGCTGTGCAAGGGCTCTCACCTCAGAGGCGACCACCGCAAATCCGCGTCCCGCATCTCCTGCACGTGCGGCTTCAACGCCGGCATTGAGGGCCAGCAAGTTTGTTTGAAAAGCGATCTGCTCAATCACACCGATGATGGCAGAGATTTCGTTCGCGGATTTGTCGATCTCTGACATGGCGGCAGATGCGCGCCCGACAACCTCGGCGCTGGTTTCGGTGTTGGATTTCACCTGTTGGACGGCGTTTGATGTGGAGGAGGCATCGGTCGCGGTCTCTCTGGCGTCTTGCGCCACGGATTGCATGTGGTTTGATGCCTGCTCGGCGCGGGCCGCCTGACCGGCAGCTGTTTTTGATGCACCACTGATTTTGTTTACGATGTTATGGGCCTCGGTCTGCATCTGAGAGCTTTGGCAAGACATTTTGCCCAAAGCAAAGTTCAGCGCCTGGGCAGTGGTGTTGAAGTCGGCGCGTAGATCCTCGTATTCCGCCGGAAATACAGTATCGATTTGCAGGCTGACATTCTTGTGGGCGAGCGCTTCCAGCCCCTGACCCAAGGACCGCACAACCATGCGCAGCTCTTCGGATTGCTGACGCGCTTCTTCTTCACGCTCCTGATCCAGTTCACGTGCACGCTGCTCTGCCTGTGCGACCTTGGCACGCTGCCGCTCAGATGTACTCAGCGCTTCTTCTGCGGCTTTCTGCGCCTCTTGCGCGGCCTTGTCGTTTAGTTCTGCGGTGGCCAAAGCCGCGAGGGCGTCGGTGCGTGCCTTCTCCGAGCTGGTGGTGGCAGCTTGCACATCGGCGATCTGGGACAGGTTTTCAGCAAGAAGGCGGTTGATTCCGACAATTGTTGTTATCAATGCGGTCGCCTCGATCAAAACGATGACCGCATGCAGCACGGTGCGTTCCAAATTCATTAAGAGGTCGGTCGATGGATAGATGAGCGCAGGGAAAAAGAGCGCCAGCGATAGGTGATGGAGCGCAATCGCAGCAGTTGCGACCACCATAGTGCGTACATCCCGCACAGACACAAGACAGGCAAGGAAGGCAAAAAATGCCATGTGACTGTCTGACTGCCACGAATGCCCAGATAAGGATGCGGTAAATGCGGCGGCCTGCCCGATGAGCGCTAGGCCGAGAATTATGTTCGACGACCGTGCTTTGCTTAACGCCCAAAGCGACATGCCGGCAAACACAACAGCCATCAATGGTGCACCCCAAATGCTGTTTCCGGCAAAGGCGTTGGTCACAAAGATAAGTGGAGCCATCGCGCATGTCATCCCGACAAGCAGTCTGGGCGCGGGGATTTTGATCAATTTAGACAACATGGTAGGTTCCTATAATCAATGGCTTAACTGCACAGAAATGCGAAACGGCGGGCATCAAGAACGCGCCACGCGCCTGAAAGCGTCAGGTTGTGCAGCAATGTCCCATCTCCGGTGGCAAAAACCGCCAGAGGTGCAGTAACAGGGCCGACAACCTGTCCGCCTGCCTGTCTCACGATTGCGGAGGCATCGCGGCCGATAACCAACATCAAGCTCGAATCTTGCGTGGCGGGACTGCTCGTTAAAGCGGCAAGTGGTCCTGTCAGGACGATCAGCGAAAGAACTGCCGCAACCAATACTTTTTCAACATAAGAAGTCATAGCGTCAGATAGGCGCTTGCGGGTTAAAGCAGCCTTAAGGCAGTAACAGGATTCAACAAAAATTCGTCGCAAGGCACCTTTCCGCGCAAACGCGCAAACCCCATGACAAGACGCGAAAAACCGCCTATAAAGCTGGGCAAGTCGGACAAACCGGCATCAGGCAACACATACGGGCAGATAGAATGAAAAATCCAACCCTTTCACGGCGGTTCTTTACCTTGGGCGCGCTTGCGTCCACCTCGGCACTTGCTGCTTGCGGCAACGGTGTGGGCGGACGCGGATCGCAAACCATAGACGCGCGTGTCAGAGCGACGCTGGACGAAATGTACCGCAGCTATCCAAACACGGTTCAATTGGCGCAAAAAGCCAACGGAATGCTTGTTATGCCACTGGTGACAGAGGCCGGTCTTGGTCTGGGCGGTGCCTACGGGCGCGGGGCACTTCTGGTCGATGACATCACAGTAGACTACTACTCGGTCCTAAAGGGAACGGGCGGTCTGCAAATCGGGGCGCAGCAATATGCGCACGTGTTGTTCTTTATGACCGAAGAAGCGCTCTTGGGTTTCCGCCGGTCGCCGGGATGGGCTGCTGGTGCGGATCTGGAGTATGTGATTTCGGACCGTGGCGACAGTGTTGAGGCCGCGACGACCACCGCGTTGGCACCTGTGCTTGCAGCTGTCTTCGGGCGTGCTGGTTTGCGGGTTGGTGCGACACTTGAAGGCACCAAATACACGCGCATCATTCCCTGAATACTGACTGGCGGTTGGCGGAGCACTTTCTGCTAGCCCCCTTACCCCTCAGCTACAGATACCAGATGGGAGACGGATCCGACCTTGCGGCGGAGCACTATTTGCGCGTCGCGTGTTCAGCTGCGTCTCTTTTCCTCCGGCCAGAGTTGCGCTATGCGGGTTCACACCCTGCGACCCGCAGTGGGCGGGCTTTTATCCCCGTGGTACAGACCTGACCGGAGCACCTTATGGCCTTGATTTTCCGCTGGCTTATCCGCCTTGCAGCCGTGCTGATTGTGCTGTGCGTGCTGACGGTTGCGACAGTTTACTGGCTCGCCGCACGGTCCCTGCCCGACTACACGGATGATGTCAGCGTGGAAGGGCTAAGCGCACCGGTCGAGATCGTGCGCGACAATGCGAATGTGCCGCATATCTTCGGTCAAACGGATGCGGACGTTTTTTTTGGGCTCGGGTTCGCGCATGCGCAGGACCGAATGTGGCAGATGATTACGATGCGGCGCACGGCGCAAGGCAGGTTGAGCGAAGTTTTTGGCACCGCCACGCTTGAGGTCGACAAACTCATGCGGCGTTTCGATCTTTATGCGCTCTCTGTGCAATCGGTTCAGGCGCTGGATGCCCGCACCACCTCAGCGCTTGA
The Sulfitobacter noctilucicola genome window above contains:
- a CDS encoding methyl-accepting chemotaxis protein, whose product is MLSKLIKIPAPRLLVGMTCAMAPLIFVTNAFAGNSIWGAPLMAVVFAGMSLWALSKARSSNIILGLALIGQAAAFTASLSGHSWQSDSHMAFFAFLACLVSVRDVRTMVVATAAIALHHLSLALFFPALIYPSTDLLMNLERTVLHAVIVLIEATALITTIVGINRLLAENLSQIADVQAATTSSEKARTDALAALATAELNDKAAQEAQKAAEEALSTSERQRAKVAQAEQRARELDQEREEEARQQSEELRMVVRSLGQGLEALAHKNVSLQIDTVFPAEYEDLRADFNTTAQALNFALGKMSCQSSQMQTEAHNIVNKISGASKTAAGQAARAEQASNHMQSVAQDARETATDASSTSNAVQQVKSNTETSAEVVGRASAAMSEIDKSANEISAIIGVIEQIAFQTNLLALNAGVEAARAGDAGRGFAVVASEVRALAQRSSDAARDINGLIGDSQNHVKLGVKHVSDTVESLQSVRAGVEDISARIESIAGRSLSQADTISSISNTILTVEKESKESAGTMDEMAKATNRLTASANDLMAQAAEFVTRENEQPAADFRRRA
- a CDS encoding YSC84-related protein translates to MKNPTLSRRFFTLGALASTSALAACGNGVGGRGSQTIDARVRATLDEMYRSYPNTVQLAQKANGMLVMPLVTEAGLGLGGAYGRGALLVDDITVDYYSVLKGTGGLQIGAQQYAHVLFFMTEEALLGFRRSPGWAAGADLEYVISDRGDSVEAATTTALAPVLAAVFGRAGLRVGATLEGTKYTRIIP